A window of Ignavibacterium sp. contains these coding sequences:
- a CDS encoding response regulator, whose amino-acid sequence MRDADKKSILVIDDDITIRKLITHHLKLNNYSTHEAKNAEEAFQILKEKQIDLVLSDVTMDEMDGFEFCEKVRSNEKHRFLPFVFVTAKNTLEDKFKAIESGGDDIITKPFDIKELILKVQALLKRTEIYRTYGLKKSIQSTFTERKTRILFVDDDVTITKLFKYNLESAGFDCNTVNSVDEALKVAKHYHPDIIISDIMMPGTNGYDFRKKLLEDEELKTVPFIFLTAKATDEDILEGYDLGITDYVVKTAGPKIVIAKVSAIIKSLKDERNKAISELHQAASSLGAKVVPDRAPTFNGYEIKQWHIPYRGIPGGDFIDYYKVDDNNLLIILGDVMGKKWGAWYFAFAYAGYIRSSIRGTLQSVDAYSPAEILNRVNDAVYQDSKISEVFVAISVVLINNKTFELKYCGAGDSPLIFKETISNQIKKISSDGLLLGFNKKGNYSDTLLQLKSGDIILMMTDGITESRNKEGKQFGEFRLEEVLMSNEFNHSPMEKLKEEFINFTNQSFEDDISLISVRLKD is encoded by the coding sequence ATGAGAGATGCGGATAAGAAATCTATTTTGGTAATTGATGACGATATAACCATTCGTAAACTTATTACTCACCATCTTAAATTAAACAACTATTCTACGCACGAAGCAAAAAATGCTGAGGAAGCTTTTCAGATTTTAAAAGAAAAACAAATTGATTTGGTGCTTTCAGATGTGACAATGGATGAAATGGATGGATTTGAATTTTGTGAGAAAGTACGCAGCAATGAAAAACACAGATTTTTACCTTTCGTATTTGTTACTGCGAAGAATACACTCGAAGATAAATTCAAGGCAATTGAATCCGGTGGTGATGATATAATCACAAAACCATTCGATATAAAAGAACTGATTCTTAAAGTTCAGGCACTTCTTAAACGAACAGAAATTTACCGCACATACGGATTGAAGAAAAGTATTCAGTCAACTTTCACCGAAAGAAAAACCAGAATTCTGTTTGTTGATGATGATGTTACAATAACAAAACTTTTTAAGTATAATCTGGAATCAGCAGGATTTGATTGCAATACTGTAAACAGTGTTGATGAAGCACTAAAGGTTGCCAAACATTACCATCCCGACATTATCATATCTGATATTATGATGCCTGGAACCAATGGTTATGATTTCAGAAAAAAATTACTCGAAGATGAAGAGTTGAAGACTGTTCCCTTTATCTTTTTAACCGCTAAAGCTACAGATGAAGATATTCTTGAAGGGTATGATTTAGGAATTACAGACTATGTAGTTAAAACTGCCGGTCCAAAGATTGTAATTGCAAAAGTTTCAGCAATTATCAAAAGCTTGAAAGACGAAAGGAACAAAGCCATTTCTGAATTGCATCAGGCAGCTTCTTCATTGGGAGCTAAAGTTGTACCTGACAGAGCACCAACTTTTAACGGATATGAAATCAAACAATGGCATATTCCTTATCGTGGAATTCCTGGTGGTGATTTTATTGACTACTACAAAGTTGATGATAACAATTTGCTTATCATTCTTGGCGATGTAATGGGTAAGAAATGGGGCGCTTGGTACTTTGCTTTTGCTTATGCAGGTTATATCCGGAGTTCAATCAGAGGGACTCTTCAGTCAGTTGATGCATATTCTCCCGCAGAAATTCTCAATCGGGTTAATGATGCTGTTTATCAGGATTCAAAAATTTCAGAAGTGTTTGTGGCGATTTCTGTTGTTTTAATTAACAATAAAACTTTTGAATTAAAATATTGTGGCGCTGGTGATTCACCACTAATCTTTAAGGAAACTATTTCTAATCAGATAAAGAAAATCAGTTCTGATGGACTGCTACTTGGATTTAATAAAAAAGGAAATTATTCTGATACGCTTTTGCAACTGAAAAGTGGCGATATCATTCTGATGATGACTGATGGAATAACTGAATCAAGAAATAAAGAAGGAAAGCAATTCGGTGAATTCAGACTCGAAGAAGTTTTGATGAGCAATGAATTTAATCATTCACCAATGGAAAAACTAAAAGAAGAATTTATCAACTTTACAAACCAATCTTTTGAGGATGATATAAGTTTAATCTCGGTGCGATTAAAAGATTAA
- the prfA gene encoding peptide chain release factor 1 has product MNFLDKLEKVKQRYDQINELYSNPEYINNPDKMIALNKEKSEIEDVVQVYEKYVKILKDIEGNKEIINNSTDKDLVDLAYAEMDELNAQREKLEEEIKVLLLPKDPNDDKNVIMEIRAGTGGEEAALFANDLFRMYTRYAEVRGWKYEIIDLNETGLGGIKEVILSVSGDNVYGDLKYESGVHRVQRVPETEASGRVHTSAASVAVLPEVEDVEVEISPNDLKIDIFRSGGAGGQNVNKVETAVRITHLPTGIVVQCQDERSQLKNRQKAMKVLKARLYDMEMRKQMEQISAQRKSQVRSGDRSEKIRTYNFPQNRVTDHRIGLTLYNLSNIMEGQLDELIEQLKLADKAEKLQAAEFH; this is encoded by the coding sequence ATGAATTTTTTAGATAAACTTGAAAAAGTTAAACAAAGATACGATCAGATTAATGAATTATATTCGAATCCCGAGTATATTAACAATCCTGATAAGATGATCGCTTTGAATAAGGAAAAAAGCGAAATAGAGGATGTCGTACAGGTTTATGAAAAATATGTTAAAATTCTGAAGGACATTGAAGGGAATAAAGAGATAATAAATAACTCTACCGATAAAGATTTGGTTGATTTGGCTTATGCTGAAATGGATGAACTTAATGCTCAGAGAGAAAAACTTGAAGAAGAAATAAAAGTGTTGTTACTTCCCAAAGATCCCAATGATGATAAAAATGTCATAATGGAAATAAGAGCCGGAACCGGTGGTGAAGAAGCTGCTCTTTTTGCTAATGACTTGTTTAGAATGTACACTCGTTATGCTGAAGTAAGAGGATGGAAATATGAAATTATCGATTTGAATGAAACCGGTCTTGGTGGAATTAAAGAAGTTATTTTATCAGTAAGTGGCGATAATGTTTATGGCGATTTAAAATATGAATCAGGTGTTCATCGTGTTCAACGCGTGCCTGAAACTGAAGCAAGCGGACGAGTTCACACATCTGCAGCTTCCGTAGCAGTATTACCCGAAGTTGAAGATGTTGAAGTTGAGATTAGTCCAAACGATTTAAAGATCGATATTTTCCGTTCCGGTGGTGCTGGCGGACAGAATGTTAACAAAGTTGAAACTGCTGTGCGTATTACTCATTTACCAACAGGTATTGTTGTTCAATGCCAGGATGAAAGATCACAATTGAAGAACAGACAGAAAGCGATGAAAGTTTTAAAGGCAAGGCTTTATGATATGGAAATGCGTAAACAGATGGAACAAATCTCTGCACAAAGAAAATCTCAGGTTAGAAGCGGTGACAGAAGTGAAAAAATCCGTACATACAATTTTCCACAAAACAGAGTTACAGACCACAGAATCGGATTAACATTATACAATCTTTCAAACATTATGGAAGGTCAGTTAGACGAGCTGATTGAGCAGTTGAAATTAGCTGATAAAGCAGAAAAACTTCAGGCAGCAGAATTTCATTAA
- the metK gene encoding methionine adenosyltransferase, which produces MSFYFTSESVSEGHPDKVCDAISDGVLDAIIKLDPNARVACETFVTTGLVLVGGEITTSAYVEIPEVVRATIKKIGYTSADYKFDAESCSVLNAIHSQSPDIAMGVDKGGAGDQGLMFGYACDQTPELMPMPIMFAHKLVKRLAEIRKSFDGFMPYLRPDAKSQVTIEYDNEWKPIRVDTIVVSTQHDPDVTQERIKQDVIEEVVKKVIPAEMLDGKTKYFVNPTGRFEIGGPHGDSGLTGRKIIVDTYGGWAPHGGGAFSGKDPSKVDRSATYAARHIAKNVVAAGLAKECLVQVAYAIGVADPVSIFVNTKGTGVIPDTEIANMISKEVDLTPKGIIERLKLRRPIYQKTSSYGHFGRTEEEFTWEKLDLVDVFKKYA; this is translated from the coding sequence ATGTCATTTTACTTCACTTCCGAATCAGTATCTGAAGGGCATCCTGATAAAGTTTGTGATGCGATTTCCGATGGAGTTCTTGATGCTATAATCAAACTGGATCCAAATGCAAGAGTTGCGTGTGAAACTTTTGTTACAACCGGGCTTGTCCTGGTCGGTGGAGAGATAACAACTTCAGCTTATGTAGAAATTCCCGAAGTTGTTCGTGCAACAATTAAAAAAATTGGTTATACAAGCGCTGATTATAAATTCGATGCTGAATCCTGTTCCGTGCTTAATGCAATTCATTCACAATCTCCTGACATAGCAATGGGTGTTGATAAAGGCGGCGCCGGAGATCAGGGTCTGATGTTCGGTTATGCTTGTGATCAAACTCCCGAACTTATGCCAATGCCAATTATGTTTGCTCATAAATTAGTTAAACGTTTAGCTGAAATCAGAAAGAGTTTTGATGGATTTATGCCTTATCTCAGACCAGATGCAAAATCTCAGGTTACAATTGAATATGATAATGAATGGAAACCAATTCGTGTTGATACAATTGTTGTTTCAACTCAACATGATCCTGATGTTACTCAGGAAAGAATTAAGCAGGATGTGATTGAAGAAGTGGTGAAAAAAGTTATTCCCGCAGAAATGCTCGATGGCAAAACCAAATATTTTGTTAATCCAACCGGAAGATTTGAAATAGGCGGACCTCACGGTGATAGTGGTTTAACCGGAAGGAAAATAATAGTTGATACATACGGTGGTTGGGCACCACACGGCGGTGGAGCTTTTTCTGGTAAAGATCCTTCAAAAGTTGATCGCTCAGCTACTTATGCCGCAAGACACATTGCAAAGAATGTTGTTGCTGCAGGTTTGGCAAAGGAATGTTTGGTTCAGGTTGCTTATGCCATAGGTGTTGCTGATCCGGTTTCAATTTTTGTAAACACCAAAGGCACAGGCGTTATTCCTGATACAGAAATTGCAAATATGATTTCTAAAGAAGTTGATCTCACTCCAAAAGGAATAATTGAACGTCTGAAATTAAGAAGACCAATTTATCAAAAGACTTCATCATATGGTCATTTTGGTAGAACAGAAGAAGAGTTCACCTGGGAAAAACTTGACCTTGTTGATGTCTTTAAAAAATATGCTTAA
- a CDS encoding STAS domain-containing protein has protein sequence MYIEKKNIGDVLIETINLHRATLREAEEFKQQLTEDIELGNRKIVIDLSACEFIDSTFLGALVVSLKKVTNLGGDLRLVGFQPAVKSMFELTRMHRVFETFNTVEEAVDSFGN, from the coding sequence ATGTATATTGAGAAAAAAAATATCGGTGATGTTCTGATTGAAACAATAAATCTTCATCGTGCAACACTTCGTGAAGCCGAAGAATTTAAACAACAACTTACCGAAGATATTGAACTTGGAAACCGGAAAATAGTAATTGATTTATCTGCCTGTGAATTTATTGATTCAACTTTTCTTGGTGCTCTTGTTGTTTCACTCAAGAAAGTAACAAATCTTGGTGGTGATTTAAGACTTGTGGGTTTTCAACCTGCTGTTAAGTCAATGTTTGAGCTTACAAGAATGCACAGAGTTTTTGAAACTTTCAACACGGTTGAAGAAGCTGTTGATAGTTTCGGGAACTAA
- a CDS encoding 4-hydroxy-3-methylbut-2-enyl diphosphate reductase, with protein sequence MKKFDIPQFYRSSFITRIKNARKDLDPRKKDFSPTKLDFGPVRFLLARHFGFCYGVENAIEIAYKTIEENPDKRIFLLSEMIHNPGVNLDLQKLGVKFLMDTAGNHLIDWSELSKDDIVIIPAFGTTLEIEQKLNELGIDPYRYNTTCPFVEKVWNRSEQLGKQNYTVIIHGKHYHEETRATFSHSKTSAPSVIVRDINEAKILSSFILDEKPSEEFYNIFAGKYSEGFDVKKDLERVGVVNQTTMLATETQEIADLLKATMIKKYGNENLKDHFADTRDTLCYATNDNQEATYALLQEQADFAIVVGGYNSSNTSHIVELCEEKLPTYFISSEEKIISSTQIKHFEIHSHQEKVTNDFIPAKDKVDIILTSGASCPDTVVEAVLRKIHSFFPDAKEIEEVVGEVIK encoded by the coding sequence ATGAAAAAATTTGATATTCCACAGTTTTACAGAAGTTCATTTATTACAAGAATCAAAAATGCGCGAAAAGACCTGGACCCGCGCAAAAAAGATTTTTCTCCGACAAAATTAGATTTTGGTCCGGTCAGATTTTTATTGGCAAGACATTTTGGATTTTGCTATGGTGTAGAGAATGCAATTGAAATTGCATACAAAACGATTGAAGAAAATCCTGATAAAAGAATTTTTCTTTTAAGTGAGATGATACACAATCCCGGAGTTAATCTTGATTTACAAAAACTTGGTGTAAAATTTTTAATGGATACTGCGGGAAATCATCTGATTGATTGGAGCGAATTATCAAAAGATGATATTGTTATTATTCCTGCATTTGGAACAACCCTGGAAATTGAGCAGAAGTTAAATGAACTTGGAATTGATCCTTACCGCTACAACACAACTTGTCCGTTTGTTGAAAAAGTCTGGAATCGAAGCGAGCAACTTGGGAAACAAAATTATACGGTGATCATTCACGGGAAACATTACCACGAAGAAACAAGAGCAACATTTTCGCACAGTAAAACAAGTGCACCTTCTGTAATCGTAAGAGATATTAACGAAGCAAAGATTTTAAGCTCGTTTATTTTAGATGAAAAGCCATCGGAAGAATTTTACAATATTTTTGCCGGTAAATATTCAGAAGGGTTTGATGTTAAAAAAGATTTAGAAAGAGTCGGAGTTGTTAACCAAACCACAATGCTTGCAACAGAGACTCAGGAAATTGCTGATCTGCTGAAAGCTACTATGATAAAAAAATATGGTAATGAAAATCTGAAAGATCATTTTGCCGATACTCGCGATACCCTCTGCTATGCAACCAATGACAATCAGGAGGCAACATATGCACTGTTGCAAGAGCAAGCTGACTTTGCAATCGTTGTTGGAGGTTATAACAGTTCAAATACATCTCACATTGTTGAACTATGCGAGGAGAAACTTCCAACATATTTTATTTCTTCGGAAGAAAAAATTATTTCCTCAACTCAGATAAAACATTTTGAAATTCATTCTCATCAGGAAAAAGTTACCAACGATTTCATTCCAGCTAAAGACAAAGTTGATATTATTTTAACAAGTGGGGCAAGTTGTCCCGACACAGTAGTTGAAGCAGTATTAAGAAAAATTCATTCCTTCTTCCCGGACGCAAAAGAGATTGAAGAGGTTGTTGGAGAAGTTATAAAATGA
- a CDS encoding nitronate monooxygenase: protein MKTRITELFGIQYPIIQAGMVWVSGWKLASAVSNCGGLGLIGSGSMKPDLLREHIKKCKAATDKPFGVNIPLLRGDADELIGVTIEEEVKIVFTSAGHPKKFSQLLKDNGIKLIHVVPNVKYGLKAQEAGCDAVVGEGVEAGGHNGADQITTFALVPQLVDALEVPVIAAGGIADGRGIIAALALGAEGVQIGTRFAATVESSAHDNYKRKILEAKDNDTVLAFKKIGLVRMIKNDFAMRAIKAEEECWDEMKLKELLGNKRERAGIFEGDEIEGELEAGQGVGLINDIPTVKELMDRLVKDFHSTLLKLNPFME from the coding sequence ATGAAAACAAGAATTACAGAATTATTTGGAATCCAATATCCAATTATTCAGGCGGGAATGGTTTGGGTTTCCGGTTGGAAACTTGCTTCGGCAGTCTCAAATTGTGGTGGACTTGGTTTAATTGGTTCCGGGTCAATGAAACCGGATTTATTAAGGGAACATATTAAAAAATGTAAAGCTGCCACAGATAAACCTTTTGGAGTTAACATACCATTACTTCGCGGTGATGCGGATGAACTTATAGGAGTAACAATTGAAGAAGAAGTCAAAATCGTTTTTACTTCGGCAGGTCATCCGAAAAAGTTTTCTCAATTGTTAAAGGATAATGGAATAAAACTTATTCATGTTGTACCTAATGTTAAGTATGGATTAAAAGCTCAGGAAGCAGGTTGCGACGCTGTTGTTGGTGAAGGTGTTGAAGCAGGCGGCCACAATGGTGCAGATCAGATTACAACATTTGCATTAGTTCCACAGTTAGTTGATGCGCTTGAAGTTCCTGTAATTGCAGCAGGTGGAATTGCTGATGGAAGAGGAATAATTGCTGCTTTAGCTTTAGGTGCTGAAGGAGTACAAATCGGGACAAGATTTGCTGCAACTGTTGAATCTTCTGCTCACGACAACTACAAAAGAAAAATTCTGGAAGCAAAGGATAACGATACTGTACTTGCATTTAAGAAAATTGGCTTGGTAAGAATGATTAAAAATGATTTTGCGATGCGTGCTATTAAAGCAGAAGAAGAATGTTGGGATGAAATGAAATTAAAAGAACTTCTTGGAAATAAAAGAGAGCGTGCAGGAATATTTGAAGGTGATGAAATTGAAGGTGAACTTGAAGCCGGACAGGGAGTTGGTTTGATAAATGATATTCCAACTGTGAAAGAGTTGATGGATCGTTTAGTCAAGGACTTTCATTCAACATTATTAAAACTAAATCCCTTTATGGAATGA